TTTTTCAGACTTGATAATTATTCATGAATTAGTctgtatagtttttttttttttaatagtttgtgtgtatgtagtTTATGAGATTGCAACAAGGAATGTATGATACAATCTTGTACTGCATAATGATAAATTATTCTTAAATCTACTTTGATATATTCAGTCATTGTTGAATTTTGAGAATTCTGGGACAGATGTTACCTTAGTCTTGATGGCATCAAAGGAATCCAAAACTTTCTGAATCCTGGGGTTGGCAGCACCAATCTAAAGCACAATACAGATGCACATACTATTTAATttgtaacacttttttttttccaaatacaGTTTTCATTATTTGGCTTTTCTTTTAACCTCACACAGTTCCGTGCAGGGCATGAAAACTTAAAGCACCTTCCCACGTCTAGTGCAGTCACAGACAGATGGATTGTTCGTGATCTGTCACTAATGACTCACCTTGAGAAAGACTCCAACCACAGCGAGTCCATCAGGCTGACTGGCCGCCTCTCCAAAGCTCGGGTACTTAGTGTTCCAGTGCACCAGGTGAAGCTAACAAGGAAGAGAGGTCAAATTTTTACATCTTATCCAAAACCTAACATGAGAAACAGTGTGGATATATTACACATAATGACACTGGATCTAAAGAGCCAGTCAATAGCAGGTGTTTAAGTAGGGCTTTATCTTTCCTGCTGTTTTAATCACTCCATGACAAGGCGAAAAATCGAATTGTCGTGGAGGGGCGGGGATCCTCCTTGTCCAAAGATCCCCTCCTCTAAAGAAAATCTTGAACTTTTTCTCATACCGTATTTTCAATTCACAGTTTCAGCTGTTTATCTGTAAATTCAATTTCCATATGACACTGCAATGAATCAAATTGTAGTTGGGGGGGTaactatattattattttttttttttttccacgctactgggatttaaaaaatgttgtaaattaaaaatcaaaagaaccATTGGTAACCATTAGTAAAAAAGAACATCAgcaataaatggtacatttatagttaattaaatttGACAAACAATGAAGTGCTTTAAAAAATCATATATTAAGCAATTCTGAGGGTTTATCAGATTTAACTGTAATgaccatccaaataatgttaaTAGAtcaactacacagtatttattatcCATTTAGtgttataaacatcagttgacacttgatttttgtttaataaatggtttattaaGCATTTCATTGTCTGTTAACAGTTACATAACTATTAACAGATGTCTAATTCACTATAAagttaccatttattaatgactGTTATTAGAAAGTGCCATTAAGAACAGATTGGTCACttttagaattgttttttttttttaatcaaaagtcTATTGTCAAAGACATGGCAGAGCCAACATTAACACCATAACATGTATTGAGGATCTGTATGTGGTAGCTGTAAGCATCTTTAAATCTACATTCAGGTAACTATAGCAGCTTCAGTACCTCACAGGGGAACTTGATGCCGTTGACAGTGTGCTCAGAGCCTCTGTCATCACTGGCTCCCCAGTGGAAATGAAACTGCCTCAAACGGTATGTTCCAGAAATAGGGCCTCCGGTCAGGGCTGGTTAAGGCACAACAACAGAATCATTACAGATACACTCAGGAATTAATGCTTTTCAACAAGCCTTACAATATTCAACATCTTTCATACATGATTGGTACAATTCATCTTTCAAAATCAGCAATGCAGTTTAGCGTCCACGTTTCAACAGCCAGCAATGACAATTGCATGCACATTATCATAGACAGTAATGGCATGTTGGgatttgtgtgtatatgttccTATTAACTCCACtggtttatttttcattgtaaTGCCTTTACTGTTTaaatttaattcaaaatgttatCCTTTTGTTGCTGTGGACCGGTTCCTTCAAATAAATCGGAATGCCTTCACAAGTTTTCTTAGTTGCAGAATACAAAGAACCATGTTCTGTCTAGACTTTAGATTTTAAGGTTAAAAGGAGGGCTAGTACTATGTATGTGTCATATCACACATTACACATACTGCATATAATTGTTTTGATAAATACAtctaaagtttcaacatatttatGCTACATTGATTTATTGGGCTTAGTGTTAATATGATAATGTACTACATGTGTGATTTATTACAGGAGACATAATAACCTATTTGAAATCAATTACTTTTATAAGCACATCAAGAATAATAAGCACTTAAATAACACATAATGTTTATGTAGAAGTACCCTTTAGTAGAACTTTATATGTAATAATTGACTTAACACATAAAGTTTATGTAGACATCCTCATTCATCTAATTTATTCAGATGAAGTCATGTTATGTATTCACACTTACTCAACATGACAGACAAACCttgcattaaatgtgacacTTTGGCAACATTGAATTTATGTAATAAAATAAGATTGATATCTTTTAAATCACTCACTTTAATTTGATTGTAACTTGATAGTTACTCTGTTGCAGCTTTCATTGTCTGTCCTGTCATCATACTTATTCATTGTAACTGGCTGTtcatgctaacttctggtttcCTAAATCATAAGGGTTGGGCCAGTATTTGGAGCCCTAATTAACTTAGAGAGTGTACATTTTATAAATTGATTCTTCATAAATAAAGGCTATTttcagatgtatttatttaatccaGACTAATATGCTTTTGATCAATTGCACTGCTGGAGTAATGTTGAATAAACAGTGTCAGCGCAGCAGAGTGAGGCGGTGCAGATGTCCTGTTGACCTCCAGATAACGATGAGGCTTATCAGGGTGGACTGACATCATCAGAGGCTCTTATCTGCTACAGTCAGTGAATACAGCAGGGTGGAGGCATAAACAAGACAGCCAGATAAACTTTACTAAAAGTAATACTGAAACATGAATTATATTCTATTAATATTTgcttttgaataaaaaaaacatgcttacTGGAACTGTCTGTGTCGTCCACAAAGTCCACCTGGAAGGAGTGTCCATTGTTGAGAATGCCCTTGGAGTTGGAGGGGTCATAACTCAGCTTGAGAGCCTTCAGAGAGGAGTCATATACGGCCTCATTTGGGACAATGTCGATAGGAGACTGCCTGGGCCCATTGGCTACAGGATACTCATCTCCCCATTTGTCAGGTCCTACAAATACATATTCAAGTGATAAAAAGTGTTAATACCACTCTTGGTGTTCCGTCCCATTCTATTATTTTCTATGCATGGAGCACTTCCACAGTAACCTAAAAGTTTTGTGACTAAAACTTCTAATTTCCCTTTTTCATCCCCTCGCTTATGTTGTGTTGCTTGCTGTCATATCAAGTGTAAAGAAGTATTCAGATACTTCACATGATACCataacagaaaaataataagGTAACCCTTTTTAACCATCATTAATGAACATTTATACTATACTTCATATTTGACCGTTAAACCATGAAATacttaataaaaaatgtattaagcAATTgcttattgtaaagttgcaagaGGCTTTAGCaacctttacaattgcttaaAAACTGGATTCCATATCTACTCAGCTTTACTTAGCAGCAGTGTGATATTCAGATTAGATACttgaaatgcaaaaacaataacaacaacaacaacaacaaaagaactCACTAGaagtaagtaaaagtacagaaatatGATCAGAAACATATACTGAAAGTATGAAAAGTTCATGCCATCAATATGCAGATTATCCTTTTTAGTATGACGGTCTCCTATTAAATTAGTTTTTACTGCAGTAATGCGTAGGCAACCTTATTAAAAAACCTAACAATATGAAGTAAAATAGAAGTATAGAAGTACTAGTAAAGTGCAAGTATCTCACATTTTACCAAAGATTATAATCTGTTCAGTTGACTTCTTAGAAGCTATTTTCAGATCATTCACATGATGCttcaattaaatatttataatgcATATAATCCATTAATACTGAAGGGACACATTAACAAACGCCTACACTGATGCATTAATGTAAAGCATCTTAATGCTGGAGCCAGTCCAGAAGTTTGCCATGTGTTTCAGATGTAGCTTCGGACCGGGCTGCAGCCAACAGAACACTCTGCTGTAATTTAAAAGATGCAATGTTTCCTGTATAATGCAGTGGAGTCCATCAGAAACTGAGTGGATCTGTTAAATTATCCTTAAGTTAAGTAGCAGCCTGCAGTAGTGAAGATTATTTAATGACAGTGTTATTGAGGAATGGTCAACCAGTGACTACAGCAGCCCATACTGACTGCACAGTGTGGCAGCTTGCTCTTGACCTGTTACATAGAAACCGGGCTGGATGCTGTGAGATCCTCACCGTTTGTCGGTCCGTATCCCCATCCGTGAGACATATCTGCTGCTTCTGTATGCTATCCTGAAAACACAAAGGAACGGTTAATCCAGGTCAGTTTGCAGATCGAAAAGCTGCAGGAGAGGCAGATGAGGATGGTGTGATGACAGACAGCCGCTGGTCGGCGTTATATAGGCTGTGTCGGTCCTCACAGCGGTGGGTTTGGCTTGCCGGTCCTTCAGCGGGCCGGTCAGTCAGGAGGACAGTGCAGACTGCCATCCAGAGATGCGATAGTATcgtccacctctcctcccctccactgCCTCCCTGCCCTCCAGTTCCCCTTCGGAATATTCAGAGATTTTTGAAGAGATGCGGGGGTGACTTCGAGCCCGGAGTCTATCCTCTCCTAGCAGAGATGGATTAGTCCCTGCTGCGTGCACATTACCTTCACACATCCATCCTATCCATCCTCACACgctgctctcaggtctgttcCAGGATCAGAGCGGTTTCAGGGTCTGAAGCTTCATCGCTGCGAGGATTTCTAGCGCAATATACTGAAagccacattttcttttcacctcTTGCCAGCCTTCATTCATCGCGGCTCTGCATACGGCACGGTATGTGCATGCCTGTGGCTCACTGCAGGGCCGTACCAAGCCTTTCTGGGGTCTGAAGCAGAGCCCTCAAACGCACCCCCAGCCCTGACTCTCAGTgtcacacgcgcgcgcgcacacacacacacacacacacactactacaTCATTAGCAGGGCCAGTGTAAAAAATCAGGACCCTTCTTTTCAGTAAGCTAGCCTCTGTCATAACTCAAACCGTCAAACCAGAAAGCACagataataacacaaaatactGGTGGATTCAGTAGGACTCACTCGTTCAAAtgatgtttctgctgatgtCTGTCGTGGGTAATTTCTCTAGATAATCTAATCTGTTGCCTCAGAGTAAACAAAATAAGACACTTTCTTCACTATTCCGGTATCCAGTTGATTGTATCCATGGTAACAGAACAGTAACCGTTAGCGGCTCACACTCTCCTTGACccattcaagtacaaatattTATCACTTGAAAAACAATTGAATACAGTTTTGTTGGGACCGTCAACATGGTTCTGACATCGGTGCGGTCCCATCTCCCATTCTCTGAGAGCGCACCTGAATGCATCGGCAGTTCCGCAAAGATCGGATGAACGGAGAAAATACAGAGTAACTGCTCGCACGTTCAACGCCTGTCCCAGAGCTACGTGCTGCTGGAAGCGTCAGCGCAACCGTTACTCAAAGGGGGCAACCAGACGTTTGGATTTCAACCGCCAACGGCCAACGGCCGCAGTGTTCCACCTCGCTGGACGAGTCAAACTTGACCGTGTTAGCAAACACACTCCGGATCCAGAATAGTAGCCGTCCAACCAGCCTCTTTCACCGCCTGCAGAGGGAGGATTTTCCCCAGAAAACGCCGCTTTGCCCGTTTTCTTAATGCCCATGTCGACCCCACTGTTCTAACAGCCAACGCAGGATGCTGCAACCGCCTTTAatccacatctctctctctctcaagagCCAggcagggctagctggttagcatgctaacctcattAGACTTGTCTGCAtagttttttctttactttcctcACTGACTGTAggttaatttaaatgttttacactTAATTATTGCCATTTAATTCAATTAGCCCCTTTGAATATGCTGTTGATGAATTGTTATATTGTGTATGTGAGCAAGAATTAATTGCTAATCAACAACATTTTCAAGGCAAGGAATCATCAGTTTCATGTTCTCTTTTCACCAAACATTACGTTACAGTTGTTCAAAGCCACTCTCAACAAACTCATGCAATCACAATATTCAGATAGAAAACATTATGTGTGATCTCTTGTTCATTAGCAGGGCCAGTGTAAAAAATCAGGACCCTTCTTTTCAGTAAGCTAGCCTCTGTCATAACTTAAACCGTCAAACCAGAAAGCACagataataacacaaaatactGGTGGATTCAGTAGGACTCACTCGTTCAAAtgatgtttctgctgatgtCTGTCGTGGGTAATTTCTCTAGATAATCTAATCTGTTGCCTCAGAGTAAACAAAATAAGACACTTTCTTCACTATTCCGGTATCCAGTTGATTGTATCCATGGTAACAGAACAGTAACCGTTAGCGGCTCATACTCTCCTTGACccattcaagtacaaatattTTTCACTGGAAAAACAATTGAATACAGTTTTGTTGGGACCGTCAACATGGTTCTGACATCGGAGCGGCCTGTGTGTAGCCCACAGCTCATATGCGGGCACATCTGCACTAACAAAGCCTGACAGACATTGGAAAGTGCATCGACCCTAACGTCCAGTAGGTTGCGCCCTCCTGTACACAGTCAGCCCCTGGTTTTGCAAATCCCATCTCCCATTGTGTGAGAGCGCACCTGAATGCTTCGTCAGTTCAGCAAAGATCGGATGAACGGAGAAAATACAGAGTAACTGCTCGCACGTTCAACGCCTGTCCCAGAGCTACGTGCTGCTGGAAGCGTCAGCGCAACCGTTACTCAAAGGGGGCAACCAGACGTTTGGATTTCAACCGCCAACGGCCAACGGCCGCAGTGTTCCACCTCGCTGGACGAGTCAAACTTGACCGTGTTAGCAAACACACTCCGGATCCAGAATAGTAGCCATCCAACCAGCCTCTTTCACCGCCTGCAGAGGGAGGATTTTCCCCAGAAAACGCCACTTTGCCCGTTTTCTTAATGCCCATGTCGACCCCACTGTCCTAACAGCCAACGCAGGATGCTGCAACCGCCTTTAAtccacatctttctctctcaacacacattttatgaGGACTCCTTGGagacttataataataataatgataataataataacataattaaGGTTAATAACCTAGCTATAACATTTGATATTGTGTACCTTGTGGGAACCCCCTTTCATATGATATATATGCCTCTTTTAGTACTTCTATGCAAATGAAAATTGCGGAAGAAGAATTAAAGGCATGGTAATTGTTAGCACTCCCAGATTTCAAGATTTGCGCCCAATTTCTGAGGCCTTGAAACTCCACACTGCACAGGTGGTTCCCAGTAAACCAACtgacatttaattaattgtgtTAATTTATTACACTGAAagtaacattttctttctttctttctttttttttttttttttttttttataaaaaagcTTGTCAAATGCAATGAATTTGCTGCTGTAATAGAAGACTGTTACCCATCTGAAACTATGGGCTTTCTACTATTGGACTACAACTTACAAAGTGGTACTGCAGGACAGAACAggcagggctagctggttagcatgctaacctcattAGACTTGTCTGCAtagttttttctttactttcctcACTGACTGTAggttaatttaaatgttttacactTAATTATTGCCATTTCATTCAAAAAGCCTCATTGAAGATGCTGTTGATGACTTGTTATAACGTGTATTTGAGTAAGAATTAGGCTAATTGCTAATCAACAAAATGTTCAAGGCAAGGAATCATCAGTTTCATGTTCTCTTTTCACCAAACATTACATTTGTTCAAAGCCACTCTCAACAAACTCATGCCATCACAATATTCAGATAGAAAACATTATGTGTGATCTCTTGTTCATTAGCAGGGCCAGTGTAAAAAATCAGGACCCTTCTTTTCAGTAAGCTAGCCTCTGTCATAACTTAAACCGTCAAACCAGAAAGCACagataataacacaaaatactGGTGGATTCAGTAGGACTCACTCGTTCAAAtgatgtttctgctgatgtCTGTCGTGGGTAATTTCTCTAGATAATCTAATCTGTTGCCTCAGAGTAAACAAAATAAGACACTTTCTTCACTATTCCGGTATCCAGTTGATTGTATCCATGGTAACAGAACAGTAACCGTTAGCGGCTCATACTCTCCTTGACccattcaagtacaaatattTATCACTTGAAAAACAATTGAATACAGTTTTGTTGGGACCGTCAACATGGTTCTGACATCGATGCGGTCCCATCTCCCATTGTCTGAGAGCGCACCTGAATGCATCGGCAGTTCAGCAAAGATCGGATGAACGGAGAAAATACAGAGTAACTGCTCGCACGTTCAACGCCTGTCCCAGAGCTACGTGCTGCTGGAAGCGTCAGCGCAACCGTTACTCAAAGGGGGCAACCAGACGTTTGGATTTCAACCGCCAACGGCCAACGGCCGCAGTGTTCCACCTCGCTGGACGAGTCAAACTTGACCGTGTTAGCAACACACTCCGGATCCAGAATAGTAGCAGCCAACCAGCCTCTTTCACCGCCTGCAGAGGGAGGATTTTCCCTCAGAAAACGCCGCTTTGCCCGTTTTCTTAATGCCCATGTCGACCCCACTGTTCTAACAGCCAAGGCAGGATGCTGCAACCGCCTTTAatccacatctctctctctcaacacacattttatgaGGACTCCTTGGAGacttataacaataataataataatgataataatgataattaaggTTAATAACCTAGCTATAACATTTGATATTGTGTACCTTGTGGGAACCCCCTTTCATATGATATATATGCCTCTTTTAGTACTTCTATGCAAATGAAAATAGTGGAAGAAGAATTAAAGGCATGGTAATTGTTAGCACTCCCAGATTTCAAGATTTGCGCCCAATTTCTGAGGCCTTGAAACTCCACACTGCACAGGTGGTTCCCAGTAAACCAActgacatttaattaattttgttcatttattacactgaaagtaacattttctttttttctttttataaaaaagCTTGTCAAATGCAATGAATTTGCTGCTGTAATAGAAGACTGTTACCCATCTGAAACTATGGGCTTTCTACTATTGGACTACAACTTACAAAGTGGTACTGCAGGACAGAACAggcagggctagctggttagcatgctaacctcattAGACTTGTCTGCAtagttttttctttactttcctcACTGACTGTAggttaatttaaatgttttacactTAATTATTGCCATTTCATCCAATAAGCCCCTTTGAAGATGCTGTTGATGAATTGTTATAACGTGTATTTGAGTAAGAATTAATTGCTAATCAACAAAATGTTCAAAGTAAGGAATCATCAGTTTCATGTTCTCTTTTCACCAAACATTACATTTGTTCAAAGCCACTCTCAACAAACTCATGCCATCACAATATTCAGATAGAAAACATTATGTGTGATCTCTTGTTCATTAGCAGGGTCAGTGTAAAAAATCAGGACCCTTCTTTTCAGTAAGCTAGCCTCTGTCATAACTTAAGCCGTCAAACCAGAAAGCACagataataacacaaaatactGGTGGATTCAGTAGGACTCACTCGTTCAAAtgatgtttctgctgatgtCTGTCGTGGGTAATTTCTCTAGATAATCTAATCTGTTGCCTCAGAGTAAACAAAATAAGACACTTTCTTCACTATTCCGGTATCCAGTTGATTGTATCCATGGTAACAGAACAGTAACCGTTAGCGGCTCATACTCTCCTTGACccattcaagtacaaatattTTTCACTGGAAAAACAATTGAATACAGTTTTGTTGGGACCGTCAACATGGTTCTGACATCGGTGCGGTCCCATCTCCCATTCTCTGAGAGCGCACCTGAATGCATCGGCAGTTCCGCAAAGATCGGATGAACGGAGAAAATACAGAGTAACTGCTCGCACGTTCAACGCCTGTCCCAGAGCTACGTGCTGCTGGAAGCGTCAGCGCAACCGTTACTCAAAGGGGGCAACCAGACGTTTGGATTTCAACCGCCAACGGCCAACGGCCGCAGTGTTCCACCTCGCTGGACGAGTCAAACTTGACCGTGTTAGCAAACACACTCCGGATCCAGAATAGTAGCCGTCCAACCAGCCTCTTTCACCGCCTGCAGAGGGAGGATTTTCCCCAGAAAACGCCGCTTAGCCCGTTTTCTTAATGCCCATGTCGACCCCACTGTTCTAACAGCCAACGCAGGATGCTGCAACCGCCTTTAATCCACATCTCtcagttttcaatttcaatttcagtgtgctttattggcatgaatgtcCAAAGCTTCAAGGATTATACAATTCATTGAAGTAGAATAACatagatacataaataaaaagaaaaaaatggcagaatGGCATAGAAGTAATTAACGTTTGTTTAGaatcaataaagaaagaaacaattaacaacaatatattaatacaatatGGTAGaagtcaaatgtaaaaaaaaagaaaaacaacaaagaaacagatcaagaacaaaaaccccaaacaaacaaacaaacaaacaaaaagcccaCATGGAGTAGAGTAACAGTAGAGGAGGTGATTGGTGAGtgaggagacaaactgctgtcatgtgttgttgtgctgctcGTCTCTCAGGCTGTGACAGCCTCTCACATATCCAGCTGCTTCTATGGCGCTGACACTGTTTTCTCCAAGtacatgttgcatttttatcTGGTCAGAGAGTGAATCAAAATCATTCAATTTGTGTAAAGAACTTTGTTCTAATGTCTTGATATGCGCTACACTGTAGCAGGAAATGTGTCTcagtctccagctgtctgtgtggacagaaccgacacagccggtcctctctgggcagccaggtctgcCGGTGTCGGCCCGTCTCTATGGCCAGGCTGTGGTCACTGAGTCTGTACATGGTTAAAGTCTTTCTCAGTTTCCCATCAGTCACGGTGGTCAGGTACTCTGCCAGCGTGTACTGTCTGTTTAGATCTGAATATTATTgaagtttgctttgtttttgtggtgGATGTCCAATAgttaatgtaattttctttttctttagctATAATTTGGTTGGTCCAGATTGTGTGGGGGCGGTCCTGAGGCCTGGTGCTGTTAGAGGAGGTGagcctcaggaccagctggctgaggggactccTCTCTATCTGCTCCTCTTGGAGATGGAGAGCTTTGTAGTGGTAGGAGTTTGGGTCACTTGCTTTTAGGTGTTTGTAGAATttgattgctcttttttttatcGTAAATAGAAGAGGAAATTGGCCGAGTTCAGCTCTGCATCCATAGTTGGGGGTGTTCCTGTGGACTCTGAGGATGCTCTTACAGATCTCAGTGTGCAGGGTTTCCATTGGGTTTTTGTCCCACAAGTCTTGGTTTACAAGAGGACCCCACACTTCCCTACCATAAAGTAGGATTGGTTCAATtatagatttaaatattttcagcCAGATTCTAACAGGTATATCAATGTTTGAAGACTTCTTTATAGCGTAAAAAGCCCTTCTTCCTTTGTCTCTGAGATCATTAACGGCCAGATTGAAATTCCCTGTTGAAGTAATTTTTAGTCCTAAatatgtgtagctgtgtgtgtgttctatgtcAGTGGAGCCCAAACCTGTCtgggtttctctctctctcaacacagatgtacacatacacacacattatatgCAGACACATATAAATCTTATGAGTGACCCCTTGGAGTCATGGGTAACAGCCTAGCTATAACATTTGATACGTATGCCTTGTGGGAACCCATTTTCATATCATCTATGCCTTGTGGTAGCACAGTCTACCTTTTTTGGAACAATATCTTTTGTGTGTATTCAAATGTGCACATGAAGCCAACGGTGTTGTAACCATCGCCGCTGTTCAAATCCCGCGCGTTCGTTCCATAGGTGACGTACTCATGTCCGCCATTTTTGAATTCGAGATTCACGATTAAGCAAAACCAGAATCATAACTTCCAAATGTGTGTTCGTGCGTGACTTCTCCAAACCACGTCCAGCCATTCTTGTAGTCTTTAGAACACAACTTCCCCAAGTCATGGTTTTTCGTAGTCCTTTCACAGAACACTGCGTGACATTTCCTTCCAAGAGTTTGTGACCGCCAGTTTGGTTCTCCGCCATCATCCTTTGACTACGTCTGCCATtttggctttttctttgtcCCGCCGACAGAAAAATAGAATtcatggaaaataaaaacaaataagataAATGTAGAGAACTGTATATAGgatgaatatatataaataaagatacaTTTATTGGACTGTATATGGCATTGTGTTGTTATACAGTGGATAAATGACAGTAGCAGAAATTagcagttaaattaaattaaattattgcaTTTAAGTGGTGGATCAAATAGTAGATGATTAATGCACAGTGCTACCACTCCTTCCCTTCTGTCCTCTTTATCCTATTTCCTATGTT
The sequence above is drawn from the Sparus aurata chromosome 21, fSpaAur1.1, whole genome shotgun sequence genome and encodes:
- the cahz gene encoding carbonic anhydrase is translated as MSHGWGYGPTNGPDKWGDEYPVANGPRQSPIDIVPNEAVYDSSLKALKLSYDPSNSKGILNNGHSFQVDFVDDTDSSTLTGGPISGTYRLRQFHFHWGASDDRGSEHTVNGIKFPCELHLVHWNTKYPSFGEAASQPDGLAVVGVFLKIGAANPRIQKVLDSFDAIKTKGKQTTFDNFDPMTLLPASLDYWTYDGSLTTPPLLESVTWIVLKEPISVNPAQMDKFRSLLFTGEGESPCCMVDNYRPPQPLKGRQVRASFK